The Cystobacter ferrugineus genome includes the window GGCTGCTCGGGCCCCGGCGCATGTTGCAGCGCGCCCGGCGCAGCTTCCGCTCGGGCAACAACTACACCGAGGTCCAGTTCACCGACGTCTCCGAGACGGAGATGGACCTGTGGTTCAACGAGACCCACGAGGTGCTGCGCCACTTCACCGCGGGTCTGGTGATGGCGGGCATGCGCATGGGTGGCGCCGAGCTGCCCCAGGTGGGCATCCTCCACACCGACGCCCGGGGCGTGACGTTCCGGGCCTCGTGGGCGCAGAAGGGGGCCGCCGCCCGGGCCCACGTGGGCGGCCCTCCCGCCTGAGGCGCGCGGGTGCTCAGCGCGCCGCGAGCAGCTCCACGTCGAAGATGAGCACGGAGTTGGGCGGGATGCCGTAGTTGCCCTGCTCGCCGTAGGCCAGGTCGGAGGGGATGACGAGCCGGCGCTTGCCGCCCACCTTCATGCCCACCAGGCCCTCGTCCCACCCCCGGATGACCCGGCCCTGGCCGAGCGTGAAGGAGAAGGGGCTGCGGCCCAGGCTGGTGTCGAAGAGCGAGCCATCGGGCAGCCAGCCGGAGTAGTTCACCTGCAGGAGGCGGCCGTTGGTGGCCTCGAGGCCGGTGCCCACCACCTGGTCCTGCGTGTAGAGGCCGGACTCACTGCGGTTCATGAGGGTCAGGTCCACGCCCAGCTCGGGCGCGTAGGTGACCTGGGTGGGGTCTCCCGAGCCCGAGTCGCACGCGGCCACGGTGAGCAGGAGGCAGAGGGAGAGCAGGGGGCAAAGACGCGTCATGGATGAGGATTCCCGTGTTGAGCGAAGTGGGCGCCCACCCTATCAGCGGCGTCGGGCGCGCGAGCCACTCGCGGCCCATTGGTAGCCCACGGTGGAGCCCGAGCCGATGAAGCCCAGGGCGATGGCCTTGCGGAAGGACGCGAGCGCGTCGCGGTTGCCCACCACTTCCTCCATCACGCCATGCAGGGCCACGCCGAGCAGTGTGCCCACGGCCGCGCCGCCCAGGGCGCCGAGGAAGGCCCGGCCCTGGCCGCCCCCGCCGGCGAGCTCGCCCACGCCCCAGGTGCCGAGGGCCGCCAGGGGAGGGGTGAGCACCAGCCCCGCGCCGAACGCCGCCACGTCCGCTTCCGCCCACCGGCCGCCCGCCTCCGGGGGTTGGAGGAAGAGCAGCGAGCCGGGCAGTGCCCCCACCGCGGTGCCCGCCGCCGTCTGCGCCGCCGTCACCCAGAGGCGCTCGCCGTCCAGGCGGCTCGCTCCATAGAGGCCCCCGAGCGGCACCAGCGTGAAGGCGCCGTACACCGCCCAGGCGCCCGCGGGCACGGGGGCGTCCAGGGCCATCTGCGGCGAGGCATTCACCGGCCGCCGGCCGAGGGGCCGCTGGGCGGGCAGTGGCGGCTCGATGTTCCGCGGCGCGTCCCCTCCTTCCGGCATCAGCGCGAGCCGCGTGGGCGCGTCCCCGGCGTCGGGGGCGGGCTCCTGCGCCGCGGGCGAGGCGAGTGGGCACAGCATGAGGAGCAGCGAGGCGAAGGTGGCGAAGACAGGGCGGCTCATGGTGTCCAGACGAGGGCCCGAAGGGTCTTCCCGGCCCGGCTTCCCGGGCTCGGGGGACGTGGGGGGCCCCTCGGGGCAGGGATGGGATCGGGTGGGCGCACCGTCCACCCGGAGCCCGCGGCGCGGCGCGCGTCAGCGGACAGTGTGGGGGCCCATGTGTCGCCGGGTGGACGCACCGGGGTGGACCAGGGTCCAGGGCTGGGCGCCGTGACTAGCTTTCGCGGGTGAAGATCCGTTGGCTCCTGCTCGTACTCGCCGTGTTCCTCGCGGGCTGTCCGCTGCCCAATCACCGGCTCGCGCTGCGCATCCGCGACGACATCCCCACCACACCCGAGGGGCGCTCCCTGGCCTGGTATCAGACGGTGGGCGTGGAGCTGGAGCCCGGCAACCGGGTGGAGCTCATCAACAACGGCCACGTGTTCGACGTGCTCGAGCAGGAGATCCGCGCGGCGCGCTCCAGCATCCACATCCTCGTCTACATCTGGCGCGCGGGAGACCCCTCGGACCGCATCATCCAGGCGTTGCGTGAGCGCCGGCCCGGGGTGGCGTGCCGCATCCTGGTGGATCCGCTGGGCAGCATTCGCTTCGAGAACACGGTGGGGCCGCACCTGGTGGCGGCCGGGTGCGAGGTGCGCATCTTCCGGCCCCTGCAGGGCACCCTGTCGGCGTTGGACCTCAAGCGCTTCCAGTCGCGGCTGCACCGCAAGGTGGCCGTCTTCGACGGGGTGCGTGGGGTGACGGGAGGCTGGGGCATCTGGAAGTCGTGGCTCGGCGAGGGGCGGGAGCCCGAGCACTGGCGCGATGCGAGCCTCTGGGTGGAGGGCCCGGCGGTGCGCGGCATGCAACTGGCCTTCGCGCAGAACTGGCAGGAGGCTGGAGGGGGCATGCTGCCAGCCGAGGCCTTTCCCGACCCCATCCCCTCCGCCGGGCAGGCGCGCGCGGGTTTCGTCACCCACACGGGTGCTCCCGTGCTCACCAACGCCGAGCGCATGACGCTGCTCGCCATCGCCTCGGCGAAGCGGCGGCTGTGGATCGCCAACTCCTACTTCATCCCCACCGGCGCCATGCAGGACATGCTCATCGCCAAGGCGAAGGCGGGGGTGGATGTGCGGGTGCTCACTCCCGCCAGCCGCCACCATGACGTCGGCCCCGTGCTGGCGGGGCAGCTCGCCATCTATGACCGGCTGCTGGAGAACGGGGTGCGCATCTTCGAGTACGAGGTGTCGATGATGCATTCCAAGACAGTGCTCGTGGACGACGAGCTGTCCATGGTGGGCTCGACGAACCTGGATCCGCTCGCGCTGAGCGCCGAGGAGGGCTCCCTGGTGGTGGACGACGCACGGATGGCCGCACGGCTCGCCCACACCTTCGAGGAAGACTTGAAGCATTCCGTCGAGATCCGCTGGGACTCCTGGCGCCGCCGCGGTCTGCTCAGACGTCTGTCCGAACGGGTGACGATCCTCTTCGGCGAATACCTCTGACGCCCAGGCAGCCGCCCAGGGGTCGAGCGGCCGGGAGCTTCTTGGCCTCGCGTGTCATCGGACGGGCGTGCTCGTCACCGGCTCGCTCACGGCCGCTTCCCCGGTTAAGCTGGGTCAATTAACCGGGGGGCGAGATGGCGGGGCGGTGATTTCACGCCTTCCATACACGCTTCACCGCGGGAGGGCGGACATGGAAGGCGCCATTGGTTTTCTCAAGGGCTTCTTGGCGATGTACCAAGACGAGCGCTTCTTCCTCGTCGGCGTCTGTTCCACGCTCTTGAGTGTGGGTGCTTTCCTCGCCTTCGCGCTGCCCTGGACGTGGGTGGCCTACAAGAACCCCGAGTCGCTGCGCCGCTACCGGGTGCAGGGGCGTGACTTCCCCATCAAGCACTGGTTCTGGCCCTCGCTGGGCCGCCTGGCCATCAACAGCCTGCTGTCCTTCCTCGGACTGGTGCTCGCCTGGCCCCTCATGCGCCACCTGTCGGGCATCCACATGGGTGCACTGCCCCCCTGGTACGTGATGGTGGCGCAGATCGCCTTCTTCATCGTCCTGGATGACTTCCTCTATTACTGGATGCACCGGGCGCTCCACACCCCGTGGCTGTACAAGCACGTCCACTCGGTGCACCACCGCATCACCATCCCCTTCGCGCTCACCGGCAATTACATGCACGCCGTCGAGTTCGTGGCGACCTCGACGCTGGTGCTCATCGGGCCCTCGCTCGTGGGGGCACACGTGGTGACGCTGTGGGCGTGGATCATCTTCCGGCAGTTCGAGGCGGCCGATGGTCACTGCGGCTACGACGTGCCGTGGAACCCGGGGCTGCTCGTCCCCTTCTACAAGGGCTCGGCCTACCACGACTTCCACCACCGGCGGTTCTTCGGCAACTACGCCGGCTTCTTCTCCTACCTGGACAAGCTCTTCGGTGGCACCTACTCCAAGGGCTATGAGGAGTACCGCCGGGCCCACCAGCATGGCGCCTCGGTGGAGTCCAAGCCCCAGCCCCAGCCCCAGCCTCAACCCCAGCCGGAGCCCTGAGCGCGCGCCCCCTCGCCATCCGCGAGTGAACGCGGGGTGTACCGCGGGTCCTCCTCCCTGTTGACCAGTCAGCAGCCCCTCGCCCCACCGTGAGGGCGTCCCCTGGAGCCGCGACAGAAGGTTCCTAGCTTCCCCGGGAAGCCAGCCGACGGGAGGGTGGGGGCATGCAGGGGCTCGAGAGGACGCGGGATGAGGGACACCTTCCGGCGCGGGAGCGGTGGGTGTTCGAGCACACGGTGGATGGACTCTTTCGGATCGCCTTGCGAGGCCGTCTGTCGGCCCCGGCGCTCCAGGCGCTGAGCGAGGTGGGAGTCGATCTGTCCAGGCCGCTGCTGCCCGCCTACTCCAGTGAGACGTGGGCGCGCGCGCTGCGCATCGCCGCCGCGGACTCGTTCCCGGGCCAGCCCCCCGAGGTGTCCTGGTGCCGGCTCGGCCAGGAGGTCATCAACGGCCTGGTGCATACGCTGGTGGGCAACGCCATGGTGAGCGTGGCCTCCCTGCTCGGGCCGCTGCGCTTCCTGCGCCGGCTCAATCCCACGCTGCGCAACACGGACAACTACGTGGAGTCGCGCGTCGAGGAGCTCGGCCCCACCTCCTGCGAGGTGTGGATCAACGAGGTGATGGAGCAGCCGGCCTACCACCAGGGCATGCTCGAGGCCCTCGTCGCGCTCGCCGGAGGGGGCGACGTGCGCACCCGCTTGCTGTCATTCGAGGGCCCGGGCGCGCGCTTCCTCGTGGAGTGGGAGGCTCCCGAGACGAGGTGATGTTCTACCCACATGGGTAGTCGTGGACTCAGCGGGTCTCGGCTTCGGCGACGGAGTCCGGTTGATCCGGTCTGCGAGGCCTGACGGCTTTGGGGCATACTTCGGCGGCGGGCGCCGGGGCAGCCCGAATCCATGCCGAGCATGTCCACGAAGATGTTGGGAGCACAGGGAGCCGGAACGTCGCGGCCGCGGGATGATGCGCGCGTGGGCTTCGTGGTCTGGCTGCTGGCCGTGCTGGACGGGATGCTGTCCGAGCGGCTGCGGTCCGGCTCGATCGAGGAGCTGGACCGGGGCCGGCTTCTGGCGGCGACCCTGTGCGTGCTGCTGCTGTGCGACGTGTTGTTCCTGCTCTTCTACGTGCGCCTCGTGCCGTACACCGGGCTGGTGCCGGTGGGGCTGGTGTGCGGATTGGGGTACGGGGCCTCGCTGCTGTCGCTGCGCTGGGGCTCCACCACGCGTCCCGCGGCGCTGGTGGTGTGCGCGATGCTCACCGGTGGTGTCATGGCCGTCGCGCTGAACGTGGAGGACGCGCCCGAGGGGGCACACCCCATCTGCATGATCATCCCCCTGATGGGGGTCTACCTGCTGGGACCGCGCCCGGGCCTCGTCTTCACGCTGGCGGCGGGGCTGCACACGGCCGTGGTGGTGCCGCTGGTGTACGGGCAGATGTCGGGCATCGTGGTGCGCAACTTCTTCACCGCCTTCTTCATGCTCGGGGCGTGGGCGCTCTGCTGCCTGCTCATCGTGGCGCGCGACCACGCCAGCCGCGCGCTCGAGCAGGCCCTGCGCGCGCTGCGCGACCACGAGCGCAAGCTGACGAGCCTGCTGGAGAACACCGAGGACATCGTGTGCTCGGTGGACACCCAGGGGCGGCTCATCGCGGCCAACCCGGCGCTCGTGGAGGTGTACCGGGAGCTGCTCGGAGAGGAGCCGGAGCCGGGCAAGCCATTGCTGCCGGCCGGCGCGCCCGACTCGCTGCGCAAGCGCTGGGAGGAGTGCTGCGCGAAGGTGTTCTCCGGCAAGCGCGTGCGCTTCGAGGCCTCGCCCTCGGCGCTGCGCCACCCGCGCGTGTTGGACCTGTCGCTCACCCCGGTGCTCGACGGCGCGGGCCGCGTGGTGGGCATGACCCTGTTCGGCCGTGACGTCTCCGATCGCAAGGAGGCCGAGGCGCGCCTGGGGGAGATGCACCGCAACCTGCTGGACGCGTCCCGGCGGGCGGGCATGGCGGAGATCGCCACCGGGGTGCTGCACAACGTGGGCAACGCGCTCAACAGCGTCAACGTGTCGGTGAACCTGCTGGCCGAGCGGCTCCACCAGTCCCGCGTCCCCGGCGGCCTCTCCCGGGCCACGGGCCTGCTGCGCGAGCACGAGAGCGACCTGTGTGCCTTCCTGTCCCAGGACGCGCGCGGCAAGCAGTTGCCCGGTTATCTTGGGGCGCTTGCTGGACAGCTCGCCGAGGAACGTGAGGAGTTCCTGGACGAGGTACGCACCCTTCAAAAGAGCGTGGAGCACATCAAGTCGGTGGTGAGCATGCAACAGAAGCACGCCCACTTCTCGGGCGTGGTGGAGCGCCTGGACGTGACGGAGTTGCTGGATGACGCGCTGCGGCTGCACGCCGTGGCCCTGGAGCGCCAGGGCATCGGGGTGCGGCGCGAGTACACCGAGGCGATGATGGTCCGGTTGGATCGACACAAGCTGTTGCAAATCCTCCTCAACCTGCTGACCAACGCGGGCCATGCCCTGACGGAGAGTGGGCGGCCGGAC containing:
- a CDS encoding DUF2378 family protein, which codes for MSDTPLVFNHTVQGLFSRAFPQGVPASLKEKLRAAGVDLDKPLLPAYSIETWSQCITLSAPVAFPNELPSVAWHKLGERMIDGYQETMIGRAMFASLRLLGPRRMLQRARRSFRSGNNYTEVQFTDVSETEMDLWFNETHEVLRHFTAGLVMAGMRMGGAELPQVGILHTDARGVTFRASWAQKGAAARAHVGGPPA
- a CDS encoding phospholipase D-like domain-containing protein, with protein sequence MKIRWLLLVLAVFLAGCPLPNHRLALRIRDDIPTTPEGRSLAWYQTVGVELEPGNRVELINNGHVFDVLEQEIRAARSSIHILVYIWRAGDPSDRIIQALRERRPGVACRILVDPLGSIRFENTVGPHLVAAGCEVRIFRPLQGTLSALDLKRFQSRLHRKVAVFDGVRGVTGGWGIWKSWLGEGREPEHWRDASLWVEGPAVRGMQLAFAQNWQEAGGGMLPAEAFPDPIPSAGQARAGFVTHTGAPVLTNAERMTLLAIASAKRRLWIANSYFIPTGAMQDMLIAKAKAGVDVRVLTPASRHHDVGPVLAGQLAIYDRLLENGVRIFEYEVSMMHSKTVLVDDELSMVGSTNLDPLALSAEEGSLVVDDARMAARLAHTFEEDLKHSVEIRWDSWRRRGLLRRLSERVTILFGEYL
- a CDS encoding DUF2378 family protein, with translation MQGLERTRDEGHLPARERWVFEHTVDGLFRIALRGRLSAPALQALSEVGVDLSRPLLPAYSSETWARALRIAAADSFPGQPPEVSWCRLGQEVINGLVHTLVGNAMVSVASLLGPLRFLRRLNPTLRNTDNYVESRVEELGPTSCEVWINEVMEQPAYHQGMLEALVALAGGGDVRTRLLSFEGPGARFLVEWEAPETR
- a CDS encoding ATP-binding protein produces the protein MPSMSTKMLGAQGAGTSRPRDDARVGFVVWLLAVLDGMLSERLRSGSIEELDRGRLLAATLCVLLLCDVLFLLFYVRLVPYTGLVPVGLVCGLGYGASLLSLRWGSTTRPAALVVCAMLTGGVMAVALNVEDAPEGAHPICMIIPLMGVYLLGPRPGLVFTLAAGLHTAVVVPLVYGQMSGIVVRNFFTAFFMLGAWALCCLLIVARDHASRALEQALRALRDHERKLTSLLENTEDIVCSVDTQGRLIAANPALVEVYRELLGEEPEPGKPLLPAGAPDSLRKRWEECCAKVFSGKRVRFEASPSALRHPRVLDLSLTPVLDGAGRVVGMTLFGRDVSDRKEAEARLGEMHRNLLDASRRAGMAEIATGVLHNVGNALNSVNVSVNLLAERLHQSRVPGGLSRATGLLREHESDLCAFLSQDARGKQLPGYLGALAGQLAEEREEFLDEVRTLQKSVEHIKSVVSMQQKHAHFSGVVERLDVTELLDDALRLHAVALERQGIGVRREYTEAMMVRLDRHKLLQILLNLLTNAGHALTESGRPDKLLTIRVERVPPERVRIAVADNGIGIAPEDAPRLFTQGFTTKKDGHGFGLHISALAAREMDAFLSCSSEGRGHGATFTIDLPMSGEESRA
- a CDS encoding sterol desaturase family protein; the encoded protein is MEGAIGFLKGFLAMYQDERFFLVGVCSTLLSVGAFLAFALPWTWVAYKNPESLRRYRVQGRDFPIKHWFWPSLGRLAINSLLSFLGLVLAWPLMRHLSGIHMGALPPWYVMVAQIAFFIVLDDFLYYWMHRALHTPWLYKHVHSVHHRITIPFALTGNYMHAVEFVATSTLVLIGPSLVGAHVVTLWAWIIFRQFEAADGHCGYDVPWNPGLLVPFYKGSAYHDFHHRRFFGNYAGFFSYLDKLFGGTYSKGYEEYRRAHQHGASVESKPQPQPQPQPQPEP
- a CDS encoding FKBP-type peptidyl-prolyl cis-trans isomerase, giving the protein MTRLCPLLSLCLLLTVAACDSGSGDPTQVTYAPELGVDLTLMNRSESGLYTQDQVVGTGLEATNGRLLQVNYSGWLPDGSLFDTSLGRSPFSFTLGQGRVIRGWDEGLVGMKVGGKRRLVIPSDLAYGEQGNYGIPPNSVLIFDVELLAAR